In Planctomycetota bacterium, the genomic window GCGCCGAGGTCGTGCTCTTGCCCGAGCTGCCGGTGACGGCGATCACCCGACGGGAGGGAATGTGCTGCAGCGCGAGTCGGAGCTCGGTGGTGATCTGCGCACCGGACTCACGCGCTGCTTTCAAGAATTGATTGTTCCATGGCTTGGGCACTGCGGGGTTGGCCACGACCAGCTCCGCCTTTCGAAAATCGTCCAGCTCATGCGCACCCAGGCGCAGCTGAACCACGCCCGAACGGATCAGCGGGGCGATTTCGGCGATGGATTCGCTCAACTTTTCCTCGCTGGAAAGGTCGGTGACCAGGATCTCCTTCGCACCCTGCTCGGCAAGCCATTGGGTGGCCCCGATGCCGCCGCCGAAGGCGCCCAGTCCCATCACCAAGCAGCGCTTGCCCCCGATGTCGACCGCGCTTCGCGTGCTCATCGGCTGGGGGTGATGGCCGGAACCTTCGTGGTGCCGTCGAGTCCCAGGTCGAGTCCCAGGTTCAGCAGATCCTCGGCGTAGTTGGTGGCTTCCTTGCGCTCCGTGAGCGGCCCTTGGGCGTCGCCGCGCAGGAACTGGCGGATCAAGCGCTCCTTCTCCGGCAAAGCCTTGGCGTCCGCCTCAGAGGTTTTGCGCAGCTTGTCAAAGGCCTCGCGGGTGTCGATCATGAGTGCCCGGCCCTTGTCCAGCATGCACATGCGGTCGGCGATGGTGAAGGCGCTGTCCATCTCATGGGTCACCACCACGCTGGTCACGCCGAGCTTGCGGGTGAGATCGAGCATGAGCTGGTCGATTTCGGCGCTGGTGACGGGATCCAGTCCGGCGCTGGGCTCGTCGTAGAAAAGGATCCGCGGATCAAGCGCCAGGGCCCGTGCCAGGCCGGCCCGCTTCTTCATGCCGCCCGAGATCTGCGAGGGAAATTTGTTGGCGTGCTCGCGCAGGCCGACGAGTTCGAGCTTGATCATCACCTGGATCTCGATGATGTGCGCGTCAAGCGAGGTGTGCTCGCGCAGCGGCAGGGCGACGTTGTCCGCAATGCTCATGCTGTTGAAGAGCGCGCCGGATTGGAAGAGGATTCCGAACTTCTTGCGCACGGCGTTCAGGCCCGCCTCGCCGACGGTGGCCATCTCCTCGCCGAACAGCTTGATGGAGCCCTCGGTGGGCTGCAGGCTGCCGATCAGGTGGCGCAGCAGCGTGCTTTTGCCGCAGCCAGAGCCGCCCATGATCACCATGGTCTCCCCCTCGGAAATATCCAGATTGATTCCGTCGAGCACGGTCTGCGTGCCGAATCGACGCACCAAACCGCGAATTTCAATGGCGTTGCCCATGGCCTATAGCGTACTCACGGGGCCGGGGCGGGTGGTTTGGCATCCCCCGGGCTGTTCGATCCCGTAGGTGCAGCCGGCAAGGTGGCGGGGGATGCGGAATTTTCGAGAAGTGGAGGCGCAGGCTCGCCATCGGGAAAGAGCATGTCGCCGCGTGCCGCATCCAGAATGCGCAGCGATCGCCAGGACATGGTGCTTTTGCCGGACTTTTCATCAAATCGTTCCAATCCGAGATCAGCCTCAACGGGCCCCGAGTCGAACTGGATCGTGACGGGAATCACCGCCACGGAGCGCCTCCCGGGTTGGTCAAGCGGCGTGGGGCGGGACGTGCTGTATCTGGAGGAGACAAAAGTTCCGTAGCGTTTTTTCACTTGTTCAGCGAATTCGTCGAGTTGCTCCTTGGACAACGAACTCGCCGGACCTGCCCATTCCCTACGCATGCCTTCGGTATCGGCCGCAAAGAGGGCCGCCAGCGCCGGATTCGGCCCCAGCACGATCGTGCGCAAACCCGAGGTCCAGTAGAGCCACACGCTCAGCAGCGTCGTGGCGAGCCCGAACACGATTGCGGTTTTGGCCAGCCAGGCACCTTTGGTCTCGGGATTCAAGCGGATGCTTCGCAGGGCGAGCATGCCGGTTCCCGCGCCAAGCAGCGTCATGGGGGGGCAGCAGAATGGAATGCAGAACATGGCGGAGAGCACCGCCACTCGGTTCCACGATTTCACAACGTTCACGGCATTCCCCGCAGTGGAAAATGCATCGGCCTGGTCGAAGTCCGGATCTGGGTTTGGATTCATCGGGGATGACTCAAGGTTGCTTCGCCGGAGGTGTTGGTGCCAGCACCAGATCGCCCAGGCTCGAGTCGTCGACGGTGAGCTCGATCAGGCGGGTCGCAGGAGTCCATTGCTCGTTCTGTGGAACCAGCTGAAAGACCACGCTCCCGGTGGTTTCGCGGCGCTCGAACTTGAGCGTGATGGCCGAGGTCATGGCCACGTCGAGCAGGCCCCCGTCGCCCACCTGGCTGATGAAGGTGACTTCCTGAAGGATTCCGTACCGCTTGGCGGCCTCGGCGGCGAACAGGGTCAATTGCTCCTTGGTCGGCGCGCTGCGGGCGGCGGGCGCGAGGGGGTTCGGCGCCATGGCGATGACGCACTTGGAGTAGTCGTCGGCGAAGGCCGCGCGGACACAGGTGTTCATGCTGCGGTCAAGACTTTTCCGCAGCCAGTCGCTCAGGGCCTCGTAGGTCACGGCCTGCACGACGAGCCCGACCAGGCTCAGGATCATCGCCGCGCGGGCGAGGCGGCGGGCGCGGAGGTCGGCGCTGGCGCGAAGGCGCCAAAGGCTGGCAATGGCCAAGGGAGTCGAGATGAATCCGACAAAGGGGCAGCAGGGGACCGGCGAAAGGATCGAAAGTCCGAAGGCAACCGAAGCCAGGGTGAATCGCGAGGACGCCGCAGCGGTTGGCCGGGGCGCTGGTGCGCCGCCGGGCGCATCGGAAAGAGGCTCGTTCGTCGGCGACATGAACCTGCAAGATATGGCAAAAAACGAAAGTCCTCCGCATCGTTAAAGATGCGGAGGACTGAAGAGTGTAGAAAAGAGACTCTGTTAGTTGCGAATCAAGCCCGGCGACGGCGTCCGAAGAACGCTCCGGCGACGCCGATCAGAGCTGCGGCACCCGGGGTTGGAATCGCACCGGCGGAGAAGGTCCATGGCGTTTGCCCACCATCGACTCCGTCAAAGGACGAATCAAAGATCCACGTCTTGCCGCCTGTGGTGTACTTGGTCTGCGCATCGCTCTTCACATTGGCGCTGGCGATGGTGTACATCGTGGTGCCTCCGGTCTGAGCGGTCGACTTGCCGGTCCAGTTGAACCAGACGGACATGGTGACGGGACCACCGTTGGCGATGATGTCGCTGGTCTTGAGACTGAATCGTCCGACCATGATCAGGTGGTCCGCATTGGCCGATGCATTGGTTTCAAAGCCCGCATCGCTCGGAGCACTCTGAGTCATACCGGCTCCCACGAAGAGGGGAGTCGCGTTGTAGCCGCCGATCACCGAGCCGACGTTTGAGTTCGGGTTGGTGAAATAGGAGTCAGCATTCACGTTGCCGGTGTTTCCCGCTCCCTGCGTGCGGGCGCCAACGGTCATGTACGAATCCCATGTGTTGTTTCCGGTACCGCCGCCCGCGCTCGAGCCCGGGAGCCAGCTGGTGTTGCTGTGCTGGAAGTTGAGTCCGGCGCTATTTTCCCACTTCGCCGTCTTGGTGACGCCGAAAGTGGAGGCATCGGTGGTGGCCTGGCCATAGGTGTTCACCATGCGCTCACCTTGCGTGCCGACTCCGACCGCTGAATTGAACTTGAGGAAGACATCCATCACCGAGTAGTCGGTGCCTCCGGAGGAGACGATGTAGTTGTGGGCATACAAGCCTTGAGCACCCGCGACGGAGGCGTTGGCGACCCCCACTGTATTCATGGCAACAGCAGCCGCGAGCGAAGCTCCAGTGATACCAAAAAGCGAATTCTTCATTTCTTTCCCTTTCCCTCTCTTCATGGAGGAACAAATTGTGGACAGTGACCTTTTCCCAATGATTCACAGACAACATGTCTCTGAATCCAATCCCTACCAAGTCATCTTCCGCAGAGTCCAATTCAACGGTTCCATTGCAAGCGAACATCTCGAATCTTTCCCCAAGTTTTCATTCGTTCGTCCAGTAAATTGAAGGGCCGCGAAAGCCAAAGGCCACAGAGAGCGATGAAACGCCATATTGAATCTGAACCGCATATTTTATCGGACTGACATGGTCGGCCGCTCGATCACGCGCGGACTCGGTCCATTCCCCGCCACCATTACTCCGTGAAGCATGAGAGATGAACTCGTCATCAATTGTGCGGTCACAATGTTTCCAACAAAGTTGCCGGCTTCGGCGCCGTCCGGCGTGTCCAGGCTGACGATCAAATCGCCGGCGGTGCGGCCGCGCAGCGTAGTGCGATGATCGCGGGGCTCCTTGGTTTCCCAGCGCAGCTCGACGCCGCGCGCAGTCGGATGTGCGTCCCGCAACGTGCACACCTCCTCGATCAGCACCTCGACCGTTTTTCCGATCCACGCGGCATGCACGCGCGAGCTGGTTTCCGCCTGCAGATTCAAGAGGATGCTGTTGCGCAGCTTCTTGACCTCGTTGGGAATGTCATCCTTGAAGCGGTCGATGGCGACGGTGCCCGGCCGCGGCGAATACTTGAAGATGAAATTGTTCTTGAAGGGGAGCTTGCGGACCAGGTCGCAGGAGGCCTCGAAATCCTCGTCGCTCTCGGTGGGAAAACCCACGATGAAATCTCCGGCCAGGGTGGCGTCCGGCAGAATCTCCAGGGCCTCCGTCGCGAAGGCCTCATACTCGCCGCGGGTGTAGCCGCGATTCATCAGCTTCAGGATGCGGTCGGAGCCGCTCTGGGCAGGAGCGTGCAGATAGCGGCAGATGCGCGGACAATCCCGCATGGTTTCCAGGATGTCGCGGCCGAAATCGCGGGGATAGCTGGTGACGAAGCGGAGCCGGGCAATGGCGGGCACCTCGTCATGAATGCGGCGCAGCAGCTGGGCGAAGGTGGTGACCCGCTTGCCCGCAGCGATGGGAGCCCGGAACGCCGAGAGACCCGGGCCGATTTGCGGCGCTTCGCGCCCGTCGAGGGTGACGGCGGGACCATGCTCGTAGCGGTAGTGGTTGACGGTCTGGCCAAGCAGCGTGATCTCGATGGCGCCGGCATCGGCAAGCTTGCGGCACTCCTCGACGATGGAAT contains:
- a CDS encoding ABC transporter ATP-binding protein: MGNAIEIRGLVRRFGTQTVLDGINLDISEGETMVIMGGSGCGKSTLLRHLIGSLQPTEGSIKLFGEEMATVGEAGLNAVRKKFGILFQSGALFNSMSIADNVALPLREHTSLDAHIIEIQVMIKLELVGLREHANKFPSQISGGMKKRAGLARALALDPRILFYDEPSAGLDPVTSAEIDQLMLDLTRKLGVTSVVVTHEMDSAFTIADRMCMLDKGRALMIDTREAFDKLRKTSEADAKALPEKERLIRQFLRGDAQGPLTERKEATNYAEDLLNLGLDLGLDGTTKVPAITPSR
- a CDS encoding MiaB/RimO family radical SAM methylthiotransferase — protein: MPATTVYLETFGCQMNELDSELVRGQLGSLGYTFADRPEDAQIVLLNTCSVREHAESKAYSRIGIVGQRKLAGENILLGVLGCMAERDGLALLRRFPQVDIMCGPGELDKLPTLIDASRRSEAASAAERTALAGNRTRRSAALAAVQDDLENLDLSRAFDPIVAGRSAFAAQVRITRGCNKFCTYCVVPNTRGAEVHRPPDSIVEECRKLADAGAIEITLLGQTVNHYRYEHGPAVTLDGREAPQIGPGLSAFRAPIAAGKRVTTFAQLLRRIHDEVPAIARLRFVTSYPRDFGRDILETMRDCPRICRYLHAPAQSGSDRILKLMNRGYTRGEYEAFATEALEILPDATLAGDFIVGFPTESDEDFEASCDLVRKLPFKNNFIFKYSPRPGTVAIDRFKDDIPNEVKKLRNSILLNLQAETSSRVHAAWIGKTVEVLIEEVCTLRDAHPTARGVELRWETKEPRDHRTTLRGRTAGDLIVSLDTPDGAEAGNFVGNIVTAQLMTSSSLMLHGVMVAGNGPSPRVIERPTMSVR